The Chanos chanos chromosome 3, fChaCha1.1, whole genome shotgun sequence genome segment ACCCTGGACTGTAATGAAGTGATAGAAAGGTAGtttctaaaatgaaaaacagcttcaTCATATCAGCGtattcaaactgaactgaactggtgTGTGATCTTTTGTACAGCCCCAGAGGTGTTGGCACAGAAACCCTATAGCAAAGCAGTGGACTGCTGGTCTATTGGAGTCATCACTTACATTCTGTAAGTACTGTTATTTTGGCCAGGGTCACTCTGACTTACAGGCAGAACAGATGTGTTGAGTATAATCAAAAGCAGTGTAGTGTATacagtgcttttgtttgttgtcagtgGCGATGACTGTATTTAGAAATCCAGCGCTCAGCAGGACgtctcattaacactgtgaGTCACTCTGAGTCACTTAGTCCCCTCATCAAACACTAGTCATGTACATAACCCATTCCCTCATTACACTGGATCAACACTCATACTGCCCTcgtgaggaggaagagtgttcatacaagcacacaccacacagacacacacaccacacagacacacgcaccacacacacacacacacacacacacaccacacacacgcgccacacacacacacgcgcgcgcagtGGAGTAACTAATGATCAAATGGGTGAGAGGACAGAACAGTGATTGAGTAAATTGTTTCAACAAACAGTGGATGcagttcctttttcttttgtagtaCTGTGTACAGTTACTTTTATACAGCTCCGGAACATAAGaacaactgactgactgaggttATTGTTCGTCCCTGCAGTCTGTGTGGATATCCCCCTTTctatgaagagacagagactcgACTGTTCTCTAAAATCATGAAGGCTCAGTATGAGTTTGACTCTCCTTTCTGGGATGATATCTCTGAGTCAGGTGAGTTAATTCTTTCTTATTTGAATTGTATTTCATTGTGTAAATCATCATGCCTGATGGCACAATGCTGCTCTATAGTCACtttacagagacagtgtgatatATGGAGCTAACGCTCTGCCTTCAGAAGCCTCTTTGATGCcgttatgtttgtgttttagccAAGGACTTCATCCGCAACATGATGCAGAAGAACCCAAAGATGCGCTACACAGCAGAGCAAGCCCTCAGACACCCATGGTGAGAATCCTGTCTGCTTTCAAAGCCACCACccttaaaaattaaaaaagccCCACACTTAACAATAAGAAAACatccttaaaaataaaattgaaaaaagaaaaaaaaagtaagaatgAGGATTATGAGCTTAAGCGTTGATAGACTTTGGGTGTATAGATAAACTCCGGTCTGATCGGCTTTAGGTCTCAGAAACGTCATTGTTTATATTAtgattcttttcattttagatCATATAAGTAGAGACACTGCTCTGTCCTTTGTTTGACTTTGGCCTTGTCTCTCAGGATTATTGGGAAAACGGCTCGGAGCCAGGACATCTACCATTCTGTCAGTCTGCAGATCCAGAAGAACTTTGCCAAGTCCAAGTGGAAGGTGAGTTCAAGGCTGAGCTGAAGCAAACTGGGAAGACTTTTCCCCCCGTATTCAAATCTCACTGGGTCTCCGCTGATCTCTGGCCTGGTTACACAACATCGCCTGTAACAATGCTCACTCTGTCTGGTGTGTGCATCCACACTTCTCAGTTAATGTCCAGTCAGTTTGACCTCTTAAATTTCCTCTTCAACTTGAACTGGGAAACTTTGCTTGTGAacttaaaaatgtatatgttttaaTAGGCCAAGAAGAGAGCTTGGTTTTTACAATACAGTACAAATCACTTTTCCATTAATTATTTGCACAGAAAGGAAATGACACTCCTTGTTGTAAAAGTGTACTAATAAACTAATCTTAATCTCTTAATCACTTAATCTCTGTGTTTAGCTACATATAGCAGCATTTCACATTTGCCTAATGCAGACgtttttttattccattcaCAGCAAGCCTTTAACGCAGCCGTGGCCATCAACCACATGAAGAAGCTTCAGCTGGCTCACTCTGAGGCCCTGGTTAGGCAGAACCAGCTTCCTGTGCCGGAAATTAAAGTCACAGAGTCGTCCACGCCCAACGCGGCTCACAAGAACCTGGTTCCAGAGAACCTGGAACCCAACGGTGGCATACAAGCCAGTCACATCACTGTACCAGCCAATCAGCCAATGGAGGCCAGGAGTCATTACCAGAGCTTGAAGGTCAGCCACAGTGAGCCTGTCCACCATGCCGGAGCCTTCAGCATCTGTGAGAAGGGCAAACATGTATATCACTCCGAACCAGCCAACCTCAACGGGTATGTCACTTTATTCAACCAAAATATCTGGAACATTCCCCTCATTACCTGACAACAGGATCGATCCAGTGATCCAATAACATCCTTTATTGAATTTTTCATTACAGTGTGGATAACTTAGTGATAACGGAGTCCCAGAGGGTATTACTGAAGATTGATTGAGGAGAGATGCTATTACTGTTTTTAACTCTTCCCGCTACACTTATTCATTTTGCAGTTATGGAAAAAGAGCCTCCAGCCGCACTGGTCAGAACTTGCAGACTGGAGTGTGTTCAGTCATGTGACCAAACATGCGCTGCCGGATCGTTTGAAAATGGTAACAGTGAATGGATGTGAACTcctaaatgtgtttttcttatacAAGATCACACACAGTAGCATTTGTAGACTATGGCATATGCGAGATATTTCTGTCACCCAGAGACTATTGTATATTCTGTGGTAAGAGCTCAGGTTGGAGACTCACTCTGATGTTGTATCATGTATGTTTGTGGCCCAGTTCTGcagactgactgtctgttgtctggttctgtctctcctctcctccacaggtCAGTGACCTGTCTGCCAACTCCTGGCTGCTTTATGTGGACACGCCCGCTGCTCTGTGCCCTGATACAAGAGCCCTCAGAGGACAGCCAGCCCAAGATCTCCAGAAAATTCTGGAACTGCTGGACTTGGGAAGTGTGCCCAGACATGTCCAcatatttgcatgtgtatttactcacacacacacagacacacacaaagagacagacacacatgtccGCACTTGCAAACATTTCCAAAGAAAATTAGTGTCCAGTCTGCCTTTGAAAAGAGGTGTGAGAAAAGCTGGACATCTCTTAAATGTTGTTATTTCGCCATGAGAAGAccctctctttgtgtttaaTGTCTCTGAATTTCTCTGTATTGATGTATTCAAATGAAGAGTCTATGAcatggagaggttttttttcttcctaaagTGTATTGATGTAACACAATGTTGaggaatgttttttatttttattactattatcattaCTATTGTGACGCACAGCTTCTGTAACCTGAGATTGGTTGCCATCTATATTGCTTTGTGTTTAGTCACTAACATTCATGTGGATAAAGCACACGTTGGCTAACCCTGCAGAATACTAAAGTTGTATGAGCTAACCTGAAATATGTTCAAAATATGTCCTTTAAATGCAAGTAAATTATTCCACAGTGATTAGTAGTTTGATAGTTTGGAGAGTTCTTGTTTTCTTAGGTTAAAGGTTTATTTTTCTATTATGTATTTATGACTATTGTAACACATGTTGAGCCATGTTTTTTGTcacttttggtttgttttataaTAAAATGTAAAGATGGGATGTTTGTATAGGTTGCTGCAGTAACAAATCAATGTGCAATATCACATTCTTTATTAATAAAGCCCCATGTGTTAACAGCTCTGTGTCTTTGCTTTGATATATTTCTGTTATATTACTATAGCTATATTTTGTTTGTCCTGTGACTGATCTTGGATCAGTTGTCTTGGCACCAGCCTTTATCCTAATTGTTATAATCTTAACAGTAAAACTGACCTCAGGTCACATGTACCATAGAGGTCAGCACTCTTTCAAAGTACGTCAGCACTCTTTCAGTTGCCCCACTTTAGCAAGACGCTTGACCTTAATGAGGCAGACTGAGTCTCTGTGCAGGTCAGAGAGCCGACCGCCTTTCTGGAGATTTGGAAGATCATTATCACAGTCCTGATCACCGCTCACTTACACATAAAGCCTTATAGAGGGTAAACGGACATCCGAGGACAAAGAAATATTCAACTCTTGTCATATAGATTCtatgtttttgattggttaaCCAACTTTGTACTGTGATCAAGGCAAGTGGTTACTTGACAGCATATCATATTTAGAAAAAGTCTGTGTTTGGAAATGTAGAATGTGTATCGATTGATGTAAAGAGACTACTTTGGTATGTTTTACCTTTCAATAGTGAAATTGTAGCATCACATATTAACATTCTAtcaaaaataactaaataaaaacaaaacgtaTGTAttaaagcagtgtgtgtatctgtgtaccTATCaggctctgtctctgtctctgtctctgtaatgcTGTAAAATGGATGGTCCATCATCGCTAATTAATTTCCTCCTTTCTTCTTATGTAGTCACGATGGTCTTGATTCGCAATTCTGGACGAACGCTTTAAATGATGAGTCACCTTTCTTTGATTATGACTTATGCTCTAGTTCTTGTACTACAAGACATTGCTGAGTATTACTACgtacacactctacactaccTACTACTCTGTTCCGCATATAATCTAAACAGAAGCTCTCTGCTCTGGATCAATTTTAGACCACAGATCTTGCTCAAGACGGTTTTGTTATCCAGGGCACAGAGCGTGGCACAGATCACAGCGAAATGGGTAACAAGTCTCTGATATGACTGTGTCCATGTGAACGCCAGCAGTGTCTGGAGTGTCCACTTAGCCAAACAAGAACATTGCCCAACAATCTTCTCCTCTCTTACCCTCGCACGCAGTCACAGTCCCGAGGGTCAGACGCAACAGCAGCCAATTAGCGTCATAGTGCCGTGCGGACGGGAGACACTCCGTTCGCAACCTGATTAAAGGTTACCGATTACCTCAGCACGTGTGACTCACATACATCTCTAGCAAGACTTACAAGACTGTATTGTGGACAAACAATTTACCATAACATACTTGACGTAATGTGTTTATACAACTGCCTGTCTAAAACCAGCCCCATACAGTCTAATCATATATACTTGTGTTCCCCCTATTACCTGTATACTTGACTCAAAAGCGGGATCTTGGCTGGTTCATTTTAATGGTAGTAAAACAGAACAGCTATGATGAATATCTGTCAACTAATTTTTTGTCCCAATGAACCTGTGAGTGTaatgttttcttaatgtttCAAAAAATTACATACCTGAACACTTTAGAAACTGAATCACAGAAAatatgctttaaaaagaaaacggCAGCTCTAAAGAGAATTGTATTTGGAGAGAAACATTTCATGGaataaaacatatgaaatgCTGACACACCAAAGGGACTGAATAGAGGGTCTGGTACgcattttgctttgcttttctgaTCCTTTGTGTATCTCGCTCTTCATGATACACCATTAAgtttttgcttgctttttaatttaagattaaaaaatcaaaaattgTTTTGGTGTGCATAGGTTTTGGATCAATTTTGCTTCTGAGTGACATCAGTGAACTTTGACTAGAGTTGTATGAATAATACACATGAGGGACAATGAGTTCGTCTTCAGTCCTGACAGCATGCACGTTTCTCACACTACgtgtttattgttttcttcACGTGACATAAGCATGCCAATAATCATCACTGTCTCCATAGTTTTGGCGCATAATTCAGGATCTTACGGTCATTCACGTCTCACATGAGACGTCTTGCCCAAATTTTGCAATGCTGCTCACtgttcatgaatatttatgcaCTGAGGGTGTGGACACAGCTTCCTCTGTCTTTAAATAGAGTGAACCTCAGTTGTCCTGTGCCCACTGATACACAGAGAAGACAACTGCTGAGGAAGTATCACACAAAAGGGTCCACTTTAAAAGTAAGTAATTATTTCAAACTTTAGTAAGACACATATTAATTGCGAGCGTTTAAATTtattctcacatttttttttcctgtgagtcATTAAACTATTTACTACTTGTGTATTGTTTAACATTAGTCCGAATCGATTCACTAATTAATATACCACTGGGTTCAGAACAtggtgtggggaaaaaaaacatctttaatcACGAGCCCCTTGTTCCTCTGACAGACTCAagtcaacaccaacacaaacaacatggaAACTATCCAGGAGGTCATTCCATTTGCGAAGGAGATGCTGAATGCAGGGTCGAAGGGCTCCATGAAGGTATACCTGGTAGGCAGTACTTTTGCTGTCCTGGGGGTCATGAGTGGAGTAGTGGAAGCGGTTTGCTCACTCTTCCCTGATAACGGGCCTTATGAAGAAGACCAACTGAGGGAGGAGCTGATCACGGAGCAAACGCAGACACTGGAGACCGAGACCGTTGTTCCAGAGATGGAGGATGAGCTGGCCAGTGAGACAGAGGCCAAGGCCAAAGAACTGgccacagtcagacagaggcgCATGAGTTTCAGAGCTCATGCTtcgtaaaagaaagaaaaaaacagcaagctCTCCACCTTTTTAAGCAAGGCAACGGAAAGCCTGGATGGTGGCAAGTGCTTTGCTTTTGCTGAGGAGTGTATCACAGTATGTGGAGAAGGTCGACATGGAGGTTTGATGCTGCTGGGCAGCAGATGctgaaaaatgaactgaaaagctGCCCATTGTTAGAAATGTCTGCTGAGATGTCATGATTTTACACTGGATGAAGGCTATTTATAAATGGATGTATAAAAGTCATATATTCATTGTGCTCTATCTTACTGCCtctgaatgaataaattcttTTCTAACCATTCACTGGGATGTATGAATCATTTTGAATACTGCATACGCAATCTATAACTTAAGGGCATTAAAACAAGACGTGGGTTTTGGGAGAGTTTCTTTAACTTGGTATCTGTTCCCATGGTAACCAAGGTCACCTTCGCATTAGGAATTCTTACCTTTGTCATGCAATACAGTCTAGGTTCAAATCATGTGAAATACATGAATGGGGGACTGGGATATAAAACTGTCCTTCAGAAAAGGGAATATGGTTGATCACGCAGGTAcaatgaagaagagagagagagagagatagagagagcgcgAATACACAAGTCTTGCACAAGTCTTTTAACACCCCGAAAACTGTAGGGCGGAACTCCTGCCAGAGGGCGGCAGCAAAAGATTATGCGCACCGAGAAACAGGCGGTTTATCCACTGCTCACTTCACGGAAGTGACGAAATGTTTAGTGTTCGTTTTGTATGAAGACGTCTTACGGTCTTTTCCACAAATAAATAGTCGTCAAAAAGAAtatacagagggagagtgaactGTGGAGATGGCAGATCCAGCTGTCATCGGAAGCAGCTCCTTAAACTCCGGAACGGTGAGTAAATGAGCAAGGCGTTCACTGTCAAACTGCCAGAACTGCCTCAAAATTGTTGTGTTTCATATGCGGACCACAGATGAGAATGTAGTAAGGAGGATATAACTTTCAGTCTGGACGAAATGCAGCAGATGAACAAATGaagtatttttttcattttacagacaaaaacaactTTCATCGTATAGCTGTTCAGATATATGTGGAGCGAACTTAAATGATTTTTACAACTGTTAAGTTTCCTGAGTTGCGAAGCTAATCCAATCgctttaatttatttatcttgTTAGATTTTCCACAGAAGCATAGACGGCTTTTAGCGTAGAAGCCTACTTTGACCATGAAGTAATTATTATGTCAATGGAACAGTCCGTTGTATCTCCTTTGAgtcctgtctgtgttctgttgtttagCGCTCAGGTGGGAGTAAAACAACGTCGAGTCCAGCAGAGAACTATTTCTCAGCGCGGCGTCGCACTCTTCAGGTTGTTGTGAGTTCACTATTAACAGAATGCGGCTATGACAGTGCGGAGAAAGCTGCAGTGGAAACACTGACGGAAATGATGCAGTCATGTAAGTACAGTCCCTTTCGGACGAACTCATAATATCTTCAGTTTGTGAGTAACTGGTTTTCCGCTTGTTGTTTTATAGTATTTGATTTGGTAAACCGTGTAGAATGAATGTGCACACAGTGATGTTTAACACACGCTGTTCATTTGTGGTAAGGTGCATACTTGTGTCAGTCCCTGATTTCTATATCCTTACTTGCTCTGTTTGTTACAAAATTTTAAGGGTAATGGCATTATAGGCTCTAATCATCCATGGAAAAATGTCTCCACTCTCTTGTGTCTATTCCAGATGTAACTGAAGTAGGAAGAAGTGCAAAGGCGTactgtgaacacacagcaaGAAGTATCCCCACTCTATCTGATGTGGTGGTTACATTGGTTGAAATGGGTGTGTACTTTTATTTCTGTCTATTTAAGTGTGCTAATGATTAGAGAAGTAGGCTTGCAACCGGAGAGTCGCTGGTTCAATCCCTGtgaccagcaggaaaaatgtgCCCGGGGGGAGTGGGTGAAgagcgctttcccctccctcaacatccatggctaaagtgcccttgggcaaggcacttaacccccaactgccctCCAGGTGCAAgcgtgctgcccactgctcctgctcctggtgtgtgtgtgctcactacctgtgtgtataggatgggttaaatgcagaggataaattcactactcactgctcacagtgtgtgtgtgtgcgcgatcacagagattttaaTTTTCTCAGTATGTACAGTTCTGTaaaatttcttttaaattaatctttttcaatatggccatatatatatatatatatatatatatatatgagagagagagagagaaacaaaacactgaaaacatgttttttttatctgttgaaCTGTAGGTTTTAATGTTGACAGTCTACCTGTATATGCCAAACGATCACAGAGGATGGTCATAACTGCACGTAAGCATCACCTTAACGTCGTTTATACTATTCCATTTCAGTAACCATATTCACTCACACCATTTTTGAAACTTACAATGTTAGATAAGATCATTGTGTCACGCATCTCATTTCTCTTCAGTACTCTCTGACATAATGGCTTTGTTGTCTTAGCTCCAGTGACGAATGCCCCAGTAATACCCAAGGCGCTTGCAGCTGGACTGAAACGCACTCACCCTGCGCACATCCCCAGTCACTTCCCAGAATTTCCAGATCCTCACACATACATCAAAACTCCGGTGAGACCAAACCCGCTCCCTGTTACTTTTACTTTATTAATCAATGTATGGAAATACAGGAGAGACACAGAAGCATCAGCTCAGCAGTGCAGCTTTGATGCCTGCAAAAAACTCTTTCTTTGATtatctgtatgtttatttatgtaatttagCTGGAAAAGATGAATGTGAAGCTAGGCAGGATTGATGAATCGACTGTGTGTTATGAATGAGTTTATGAGCTATGTTTTTTGTCATGTTGTGCCAGACGTTTCGTGAACCGGTGTCAGATTACCAGGTAATCCGAGAGAAGGCTGCGTCCCAGCGGAGAGATGTGGAACGCGCTCTAACACGCTTCATGGCCAAGACAGGCGAGACACAAAGCCTCTTTAAAGACGACCTCACTGCTTTCCCCTGTGAGTGCTCCTCGCCTGACACGACACCACTCCATCCTCCTGCACACAGCCACAGAAACCCTGATCACAGCTCCACATTCAGCACACTGTGTCACTTTAGTCATCTGAATTCTACTGAAATAGCAATCAGTTATTTTGTTCACCTGAACCCCGCTGAGACAGTAAATGAAATTGAAGATGAGAGGGTGTGTTTAGACTGAGTACCGGTGCTGCTGTTGCCCTGTGTGCAGTGATCGCGGCCAGGCCCAGTTCCATCCCATACCTGAGCGCTCTGCTCCCCTCAGAGCTGGAGCTACAGatgctggaggagacagactcCTCAGAGCAGGATGAACAGACTGACAGTGACTGTCCCAACGCTGGCAACAACACCGTAAGTGCAcctactctctgtctctttccatctgtctgtctctctctctctctctctcattacaggCCAGGTGCAGTTTTGCACTGCGTTTTGAAACAAATCAAGATAAGACGATATTCTGAAGCATTTTCAGTCGAAAGAATTCTTtgcgtctctgtgtttcagggcatctctgtgtttcagggcatctctgtgtgtcagggcatctctgtgtgtcagggcatctctgtgtgtcagggcatctctgtgtgtcagggcatctctgtgtgtcagggcatctctgtgtgtcagggcatctctgtgtttcaggaCATCTCAGTGTTTCAGGGTGTCTCTGTTTCAGGGCATCTCAGTGTTCAATAGGTTTTAcaaatgaaatttctttttaacaaaacCTATTCTAG includes the following:
- the camk1gb gene encoding calcium/calmodulin-dependent protein kinase IGb translates to MSVSLRSALRPFGFSHVVFHQCCPCLSPNKFRKSRKTCWNCYRQEGISLEAQAVMGRKEDDYEWKKSTDDIQEVFDFMEVLGSGAFSEVYMVRERKTGKLFAMKCVKKKHKRDLNLENEIAVLRRIKHENVVGLEDFYESRTHYYLVMQLVSGGELFDRILDRGMYSERDASLVIRQVLEAVNYLHKNGIVHRDLKPENLLYYSQDENSKIMISDFGLSKLEESGIMSTACGTPGYVAPEVLAQKPYSKAVDCWSIGVITYILLCGYPPFYEETETRLFSKIMKAQYEFDSPFWDDISESAKDFIRNMMQKNPKMRYTAEQALRHPWIIGKTARSQDIYHSVSLQIQKNFAKSKWKQAFNAAVAINHMKKLQLAHSEALVRQNQLPVPEIKVTESSTPNAAHKNLVPENLEPNGGIQASHITVPANQPMEARSHYQSLKVSHSEPVHHAGAFSICEKGKHVYHSEPANLNGYGKRASSRTGQNLQTGVCSVM
- the g0s2 gene encoding G0/G1 switch protein 2, translating into METIQEVIPFAKEMLNAGSKGSMKVYLVGSTFAVLGVMSGVVEAVCSLFPDNGPYEEDQLREELITEQTQTLETETVVPEMEDELASETEAKAKELATVRQRRMSFRAHAS
- the taf8 gene encoding transcription initiation factor TFIID subunit 8, which translates into the protein MADPAVIGSSSLNSGTRSGGSKTTSSPAENYFSARRRTLQVVVSSLLTECGYDSAEKAAVETLTEMMQSYVTEVGRSAKAYCEHTARSIPTLSDVVVTLVEMGFNVDSLPVYAKRSQRMVITAPPVTNAPVIPKALAAGLKRTHPAHIPSHFPEFPDPHTYIKTPTFREPVSDYQVIREKAASQRRDVERALTRFMAKTGETQSLFKDDLTAFPLIAARPSSIPYLSALLPSELELQMLEETDSSEQDEQTDSDCPNAGNNTDDPGADKENSVLPPGGVVPACKANEENMIDNPYLRPVKKPKVRRKK